In Colias croceus chromosome 8, ilColCroc2.1, the genomic window ATATTGACCATTGTAAATGTAGTATAGTATATAGATAGGTACAATAAATCTGTGAATCCTTGTGTCACATGTTTTACTACAGTTGACTTTAGTGTGtcttatgttaaaaaatggTTGCATTCAATCgtaatttgatttaaattgttttttatttatttgagggaaaaaaaatcaattatataatgctttaaactttattatatacctattaacGTCCGATATGTTTAATCATAAccattacataaattatacaaaatattaataaacttacacactatttaaatattacttttatacgaatttacactattacaataatttaaaaacataggATAATTAATACTAAcgcgaaatattttttataaattaaatatattagtaGTTATGTTACTtaatatcttataaaatattttactatcaCAAATTATAAGTCATTGGTAAATGGTATAAATTAGTCGCTTTATTCCTTTTGGCAGTGATAGCAGGCACACGATAGTGCagatttgaatattaaatttctttctCCGTCCAGACATAATACCTTCACCGGAATCtgaaaataagtattatatatcaaaaattattaatagcaTAACAGCTACCCCTagttacatagtataaaacaaagtcgctttctgtagTCTGTCCCTgaccctttgtatgcttaaatctttagcGTAGtttacgcaacggattttgatgcgttttttgaAGTTTGCACATTTGAAGTTtgagtaagtatatattttggtatattttttagattaaagGCCTATTCAAACGAGtttttggtatatttttttacattaaaggCCTATTCAAACTGGAAATTTATCGACTCAGATCGCGTagatacacaatacacatcaGTATATCGTCAGGTAGCTCTCCGGtttgaaattttgaaaattaaattgtaaccGGAGAGTTACCCGTATTTTCTATTGTTGTTTCTGTTATCACTTACATCCTCAGATTCCATGATATTACAGCACTGTCCCAATGAAGTAACTGGATGACGTTTGAAGCCTAGCATGATACTAGGCAAAGACCATGACTCACAAAAACCACGGCATGCGTTCgtcgttattt contains:
- the LOC123693763 gene encoding thyrostimulin alpha-2 subunit, which encodes MLLRSFLLTCFLSHLLAAESWKKPGCHRIGHTRTISIPDCLEFKITTNACRGFCESWSLPSIMLGFKRHPVTSLGQCCNIMESEDIPVKVLCLDGERNLIFKSALSCACYHCQKE